AAAGAACTGACAGGTTTAAAGCCTGCTGTAGTTTTAGAATCAACAGGACATTATCATCGAGGGCTTGTTGCCGTGCTGCAGAAAACGGGTTATGAGTCATTACTTTAAATCCGCTGATTTCACAGCCGACACGTAAATCCAAATTAAGGAAAGTAAAGACGGAGCAGAAGATCTAACGCGGGATATGAAGAGTTAGCGTACCTACACGTGTTGTGAGCTTATGTGGGTATGATCCATTCCGGTATTCCTTGCGTTCCTCTGCTCGTTCATAGCGTTCTGCATCCAATTGTTCTCTCGCCTGTGCTTGCAATACTTGGTTCAATACGGATTCCAGCAGCTTGGCTACACCAGCATCTTTACTATCTCCAATAATAATTGATGCAACATATATGAATCTACGTTAATCTGATATTGAGCCATTTTCAAATCCACCTCATTAGTTTGTTGTCTTAACAACTATATTCTACTTGAAGGGGGTGAACGTGGCTTTCCTCATTTATTCGAAGAAGCTATTATACACAATTATATGGACTCAAGAAAAAGACGGTATTTATTATTTTGAGGAAAAGAAAATATTATATGTGGAAAAAACACTATGGGAAGGTAGCTAAAAAGCTGGATAAATTTTCCCAATCCGTATTATTAGGGATATCATGCCATATAAAAATAGGAATGTTCTTATTTTTCAGGACCGGATAGATGCGATCTGAAATAATTAAATCAATTTCTTTTTCGATATCATTTATAATTTCAATCATCCCTGCATTTCGCTTTTTTATCATATTTCCCAAATCTTCTTCGAAGACAGTCCCATAAATGGAACTTACATACACTCTGATTTTTTTACCAAAAGAAGAATAATTAATGTATTTTTGAATTAAACATAAATATCTAGGGAAGAGAAGATCTCTTTTTTGGAATATTGGAGCCAATTTCTTGTTTTGTAATAATATATTATAGAAATCTTTAATTTTCTTCGAATAAAGCTGAAAATGGTTTATTAACTGTATGTTATTTTTATTGTCAAATAAAATGCTCGGACCATCAAATAAAACGGCATGAAAATGAAGGTGAAATAAATTACCGAACATTATACTATACTCTTCTACATTAAAATTGATGTTGAAAAATGAACAAAAAGTCTTAATCCAAACATTAGTTGCTTCCACATAACTTGCTTTGTGATGTTGAGTGAAAATAAGGAGCTAGCTTAGTCTTTCATCTGCTTTTGAATAATAAGCAAACGCATTTAGAACTGAAAAAAGAAAAAGAACTTCATTTTCCAGCTCCCTTTCATTTAAATTTCCCACATCTTTAAGAACGGGTATAAGCATATCTTTAAAGATAGGATATAACCAATTATTTTCTGATATTTGTCTATAAAGTTCCATCTCATCAATTAGCGCACCCAGTTTGATTCGGCTTATTGAAATTGCGAGCCAGCAAAGGAACATTTCTTGTTCTGAGATTGATAGCTTTTGGTTGATTATTTTCTCTATATCTTTTAATAAATATTTATAATCCTCCTTCTTCACCATTGGAAAGGGCCATTCCATTCCCCAATAAGAATTCCAATAAAATAAATAAAAAAATATCGAAACTGTTTTTCAGAGCCGACAAAAGTTGCTCTGGGTTTAGAGAGATAAAGGAGTTTGAATTTATTCAGCAGTGGTTTTAGTTGTTTAATTCTCCGATTCATCGTGGGATAACTAACATAATTTTTACTTGCAAAAGTATTAGTGTCTACATATCGTTGATGGAAAATATCGTTACATGCATTGAAAGTTAATGAATTTTTTAAATAATTAAGTTGTATTAGTTCTAAAGAAAAATATATTGACTTTTTTAAATATATGAACTTATTGTCTCTATTAATTATTTCAATATTATCCTTCCAAGATTCAAAATCAACTTTTAAACATTGAATCGTTTTTAATACAGTTCTGTCAGTGCATCCAAGATAGCTGCTTATCTCAATAATATTAAATTCTCTATTTTCAAGGCTCAGTAATTCCAAAAGCTTTATTTTTCGCAGCGCTAGTTTATCCATAAAAATTAGCATATTTACCACATCCTATATAGCCTTAAATACTCCAAAAGAGCACCCGGATTATATAATTACGTCTTCTTTCATATCCTCAAATTTTTGAAACAATTGCATTGTAATTCATAAGCTCCTCACCGTTTTTATTGAAAAACCATAAGGTCTGATCCGTTTAGAGGTGCTTACTGCATTTTGTCATAATTCTCATTCCCTAAATAATTAGCTGAATTTTGAGTTTGAGAGTTACAATTTATTTTACAGATTCAAGGTTAAAAAAATTTATCAAAAAAAATGTTTTTTAAAGAATTTTTTGATAGATTCCGGCAATTGCGTAAATCCTATAAGCGCTTGAATTTGTACTGTAAAGTGAGCCAAATGGTTCAATTTACAAATTATTAATGTTTCTATTAAATTATGAAAAAGTTAATATTTGTATGTGAATATAAACATCATTTTTCAAAATATATTATCAAAAAATGAATGAATCTTAGCTTTAAATGAACGTGTAATTTTGTGCTACCAGCAATATAATGACGATAACTAAAAATCTTTCGAAAAATTTTCTTCTACATCTAAAAAGCTGCTATTAATTCAAGTTTCTTACCGAATGAATTAATTTCATGCAAGAATGGAGGGGCTTTTAGCAGATATAGCTGTTTGATGAGCATAACTTATATAATGCAGATTAAAACTAAAAAAGGAGGTATCCTATGCAGGGGGCTATTATAACGATATTTGGCTATTGCCAATTATTTATTTATCTCTGTTTTTGCAGGAGTACTTTTAAATGTCTCGTTAAGGATACACAGGACTGTTAAATTAAGGGTAGATGCCAAAGCTATTAAAACAAAGGAGTTTTCACAATGAGTTTTATGTTCAAGCTTCTGGGCAGGGAAATTTAATTTCATCATTCCAATATCTTATATTATCATGGGAGCTGTGGCTGCTCTCTTTATTTTTGTGGAGCGTTACGGATTATAAGAAAAGAAAAAACTTTATGCAAAGCTTAAAGAAACCGTAGACACAAAAATATTTGAGGAAAGAAGTGAGCAGCTTGATTAGTAATATCCTTGTTTTTTTCTTCATAGTATCATGCATATGTAATGGGCTTTACTTCCTAGGGGTCACCTTATTATTGTTATTTCCGGCGGCACTACATGAGCGGAAAAGCATTATTCGGACGACATTGACATACATTTTTTCTTGTTGATCCCATGCCTTAATAAAGAAAAAGTTTATCGCCAAAACTATCTGTTATCACTAAACATGCCTAATACAACTTTGGTAGCAATCAATGACGGCTCAACTGATAATACGTTAGAAATACTCAATAGCATTAAATCTGAGCATTTACTGATCATCAATCGTTTCTTCCTGATTCTGGATATTAGAAGAGTTTGATTTTAGTTTGAGGCTATTACTGAAAGGATGGCGTACGGTTTACTACAGGATGAAATGGTATACCAACAGGGTGTGATTGGGTACAGAAACTATTAAGCAACGCACGGATGGGCACAAGGTGATATGCAATGCATGTTGACATACCTAAGATCTTAAAATCTAAATATCTTTCATTCTGGGGGAAAATAGAGGTAGTTTATTTTGTATTGTTACCTTGGATTACTTTGTTATCAACTGCAGTAATGATGATTTCATGGTTTCTTATATTAAATGCTTATTGGTTTAAAACAAGCAGTTTACATACAATCCTTGACACATATTTAAGTAGTGAACTGTTTGCCTTAATGGGGGTTATCTTCTTAAAAATTTATGTTCTTGGGTTGGTATTCTTTATTTTATACTGGCGTGATATAAAGGAAAGTTTGTTCCGTTGTTTATTAGCAGGTTTATTTTTTCCTGTCTATAATACATTGCAATTATCAGCAGTAGTATTTGCTATCATTAAACAGTGGTTTGGAAATAGGGGTTGGTAAAAGACAGATCGAGTTTAGAAAAACGTTTTCATTTTAGGTAAAGGCTTTATGGCATATTTGATCGAACGGGGTGCCGGGAATGGACTGCAATCGCTTTCGGGTATATATCCTGGTATTTTGCTTGACAGCGTGGTTTCGTAAGCAGACCTTCGTATATCGATGGAGGAGGGGAGATCCGGCATAGGATCCACCTCAAACCGAAACGTAGGCAGTTAAGCAGTTAGAGCACCAGATAAAACAATAACGCGCGGATTTATAATGCATTGACTGGCCAAGTATTGGCTATTTTTGTTTTACTAGGAATGGCCATTGCCGTTTTCGTACGCGGGAATGTGGATGGAAAACAATGGGGAAATGCCCGCTCCAGCGGAATAGAAGCCGGCCTTGTTTACATATGTTTCAAACTATTTGGTCTATGATGCTCCATATAGACATGTAATTGCCCTTACTTGGTAAAAATTATCCATGTCGAAAAATCTCTTCCTTTTTCTCTGCCAAAAAAACGGGAACCACGCGGACCTAACGCGAATGCTCCCGTTTCTTGTACTTAAATATTAATGGCGTTAACCTATCTTTCGCCATTTGGGACATGCTATACTGATGCATAAGGATAATTTTCCTAAATGATTCAAGTAACAGGAGTGATGGCAATGTATTCGAATGAATTTGCAAAATTTTGGTCCAAATTATCAAAAGAATTAAAGATGAAAATGGAAGATCAGTTGTCTCCTACCATCACAGAAGGCCAGCTGCATGTACTGGAACTGCTGAACCAGCAGGGCTGTATGAAACCATCGGACTTTATTGAATATTTGGAGACGACTCCGGCTGCCGTTACCACTTTGCTCGACCGGATGGAGCGGGGAGGGCTCATTAAACGTGTGCGTGACGAAAAAGACCGGCGTATTGTCTGGGTTCATGTAACGGATAAAGGAAAAGCGGAATGCAGCCGGGGCATCGAAATCCGGGATGAGCTCCTGAAATCGTACCTAAACCGCATATCCGCTCATAATCAGCAACTGTTCGTTTATTTGCTCGGCAAAGTAGCCGGTTAACATAGGCCGTCTAATCAAGCTTCAGCTTGGCGATTAGCTCCTTCCACAGGTACCACGGGTACGTGTCCGGAGGCGCTGCCGTGAAGCGCAGCGGCTCCTTCAGCGTCGGATGGCTGAACGCGAGCAGCGCCGACCACAGCGCGAGCTGCTGGCCGGGCTTGTTCCGCCCGGCGCCGTACCGCTGGTCGCCGTACAGCGGGCACCCTATCGCGGCTAACTGCACGCGAATCTGGTGAGGGCGCCCTGTGTGAAGCTTCACCTGGACCAGACTGAGCCCCTCGGCGTGGCCGAGGACACGGTAGTCCAGGATTGCTTCCTTGGCGCCCTCTGCACCTGGACGAACCACCAGGGCGGTGTTCGTCCTAGTATCCTTCCGCAGGTGGTGGCGCAGCGTCCCCTGCGGATCGGCGGGCTTTCCGTGAACGACGGCGAGGTACGTCTTGTCAAAAGCCCGCGTGCGGACCGCATCCGAAATCCGGGATGCGGCCTTGGATGTCTTGGCGAAGACCATGACTCCGCCGACAGGCCGGTCAAGCCGGTGGATGAGGCCCAGATAGACGTTGCCCGGCTTGCCGTACCGGTGTTTCAGATCCGCTTTAAGGACGCTGAGCAGATCCGGGTCACGGGAGCTGTCCTCCTGGGTGGGCATGTTGACCGGCTTCTCTACGACCAGCAGATGATTGTCTTCGAAGAGAACAGGGATGCTCCCGCCCCCGTCCGGTGCGTGCTTTGGTCCGGCCATCTCCTATGCCTCCCAGCGGCTCAGAATGCCGCATGGCAGTACCAGACCCGATTTTGTGATCGGCAGTCCGATTTCCCCGCTCGTAAGGCGACCGCCGTATCTTTTTTTCATCACCAGCGTCAGTACATTTTCAATCACCGTAGAAGAAATCCCCGTCGTGTAAGAGTTGACCAGCAGGAAGAGAGGGGTGTTCGATAAAATGGCCGTACAGGACTCAATAAACGGGTATAAATCGTTTTCCAGCTTCCATGTCTCCCCGTTCGGTCCGCGGCCGTAAGAAGGCGGGTCCATGATAATCGCATCATACTGATTGCCGCGCCGCTGTTCCCTCTGGACAAACTTAAACACATCATCCGTTATGAAGCGCACGTGGCGGTCGCCCAGACCGGACAACTGCTGGTTCTCCTTTGCCCACTGCACAACACCTTTGGATGCGTCTACATGTACCACGCTTGCACCGGCGTAAGCGCAGGCCACAGAAGCTCCGCCTGTATAGGCAAACAGATTCAGCACCTTAACCGGGCGTTCCGCCTGTTGGATTTTATGGATCATCCAGTCCCAGTTGGCCGCTTGTTCAGGAAACAGACCGGTGTGCTTGAACCCGGTTGGCTTGATATGAAAACGGAGTTTGTTGTCGTAAGAAACCGTCCAGCGTTCAGGAAGATCTTTGCGGAAGTCCCAGGAACCACCGCCGCTTGAACTGCGGTGATAGTGACCATCCGCCTTGCGCCACATGCCCCTATCCTGTTCGAGAGGCCAGATGATCTGAGGGTCCGGTCTCCGGAGGATATAGGAACCCCACCGCTCCAGCTTTTCACCCCCGCCTGTGTCTATTAATTCATAATCGCTCCATTTATCAGCTACGAACATGAGTAAATTACCTTCCTTATCTGTCTGTTCTACCTAAAGTTTTATTGTACAATAACCGCTTCCGGGAATCCAACGCAAATTAAAAAGAAATAAAATGCAGATAGGACCTTATATATAGAAGAAAGGGAGTTTTTCTTTTCAAAAGGATCAGGAAAATAGGAATAACGAGAGCCCTGATTATAAAGAGGGGGAGGAACAATCTGATGACAAAGCTGCTCCCTAGCCCTAAAGACCTGTACTTATATCGGGAAGGAACATTATTTTTCAGTTATTTGACTATGGGTGCTCATTTAGTGACAGAGCACGGACAAGAGGGAGTACGTTTTACCGTCTGGGCACCACATGCTGCTGAGGTAAGGGTAGCCGGTGACTTTAACGGATGGACAACCAAAGATCATCGGATGAAGCAAGCGGGTGATCCGGAAGTCTGGTCTTTATTTATACCCGGCGTGTCTGAGGGAGAACGGTACAAATTTGAAATACATACTGCGGACGGAAGGGTGCTTTTGAAAGCAGACCCTTATGCCTTTTACGCAGAGAAAAGGCCGGACACAGCTTCCCGCGTCTATAATTTGTACGGGTATGAATGGGGCGATAGTGACTATATCAAGCGAAAAAAGAAGGAGGCTCCCTACCAGCAGCCTTTATTGGTTTATGAAGTACATTTGGGAACCTGGAAAAGAAACGGAACGGGAGAGGATAGCGCATACTCGTACCGGGAACTGGCAGATAAACTGGTACCGTATGCAGCCCGAATGGGGTATACCCATTTGGAACTGATGCCGCTTGCCGAACATCCGTTTGACCGTTCATGGGGATACCAGGTTACGGGTTACTATGCAGTAACAAGCCGTTTCGGGACTCCTCATGATTTTATGTACTTTGTTGACAAGTGCCACCAGTATGGTGTCGGAGTCATTATGGACTGGGTTCCGGGACATTTTTGCAAGGATGACCATGGTTTAAGACAGTTTGACGGGGAACCTTTGTATGAATGCGAGAATCCTCTTATGGCGGAGAAGCCGGAATGGGGTACTTTGGCTTTTGATTTCGGCAAGCCTGAAGTGGTCAGCTTCCTGATTTCGAATGCCTTGTTCTGGATGGATATGTTTCATATCGATGGTCTGAGGGTAGATGCGGTGGCTCATATGCTCTATCTGAATTTTGGGAAACCTGAAAGCATGCGGACGACCAACAGCCTCGGCGGGGAGGAAAATCTGGAGGCTATTGCTTTTTTAAGAAAGCTCAATCAGGCGGTTTTTCATTATTTCCCGGAAGCGTTGATGATGGCGGAAGATTCAACGGACTGGCCGGACGTGACAAAGCCGGTATATGAAAGCGGCCTTGGATTTAATTATTAGTGGAACATGGGCTGGATGAACGACATGCTGTCCTATATGAAGCTGGACCCGATTCACCGCAGATACCACCATAATCTGATCACATTTTCACTCATGTACGCTTTTAACGAAAACTACATACTGCCTTTGTCACACGACGAGGTGGTCCATGGAAAAAGATCCCTCCTTCATAAAATGCCGGGGGATTATTGGCAGAAGTTTGCCAATTTGCGCCTGTTCTACGGATATATGATGGCCCATCCGGGTAAAAAGCTGCTTTTTATGGGCGGTGAATTCGGGCAATATGACGAATGGAAGGATGTGTCCGGGCTGGACTGGTTTTTACTTGACTACGAGTCACACCGGAGCATGCACCGTTATGTTAAAGAACTCAATGCGTTCTATTCGGGCGAACCGGCCTTTTGGGAGCAGGATCATAAGTCCGGCGGATTTCAATGGATCCATGCAGACGACCGGACAAAGAGTGTCGTTTCTTTTATCCGCAAGGGGAGCCGTAAACAGGATGAAATCATCGTGGTTTGTAATTTTACACCGGAAATTTATCAAAACTACCGGATTGGAATTTCGCAGCCGGGGAGGTACCGGGAAGTATGGAACAGCGACGCGCCATCTTATGGAGGTTCGGGAAAGGCCAATCATCACCAGATGAAAACTGATCCGATCCCCTGGAACGGCTTTCCATACAGTTTATCCTTGCTTGTACCGCCGCTTTCGGCTGTCTATCTCAAACGAACGGAGAGAAAACGGACCGCCGGGCAGAGGGGGGAAGAGATATGAAAAAAAAGGAATGCATAGCCATGCTTTTGGCTGGCGGAGAAGGCAGGAGACTCGGTATCCTTACCAAAAATCTGGCCAAACCCGCTGTTCATTTTGGCGGTAAGTACCGCATCATTGATTTCACGCTGAGCAACT
This Paenibacillus larvae subsp. larvae DNA region includes the following protein-coding sequences:
- a CDS encoding helix-turn-helix domain-containing protein, translated to MLIFMDKLALRKIKLLELLSLENREFNIIEISSYLGCTDRTVLKTIQCLKVDFESWKDNIEIINRDNKFIYLKKSIYFSLELIQLNYLKNSLTFNACNDIFHQRYVDTNTFASKNYVSYPTMNRRIKQLKPLLNKFKLLYLSKPRATFVGSEKQFRYFFIYFIGILIGEWNGPFQW
- a CDS encoding MarR family transcriptional regulator, translated to MYSNEFAKFWSKLSKELKMKMEDQLSPTITEGQLHVLELLNQQGCMKPSDFIEYLETTPAAVTTLLDRMERGGLIKRVRDEKDRRIVWVHVTDKGKAECSRGIEIRDELLKSYLNRISAHNQQLFVYLLGKVAG
- a CDS encoding RluA family pseudouridine synthase yields the protein MAGPKHAPDGGGSIPVLFEDNHLLVVEKPVNMPTQEDSSRDPDLLSVLKADLKHRYGKPGNVYLGLIHRLDRPVGGVMVFAKTSKAASRISDAVRTRAFDKTYLAVVHGKPADPQGTLRHHLRKDTRTNTALVVRPGAEGAKEAILDYRVLGHAEGLSLVQVKLHTGRPHQIRVQLAAIGCPLYGDQRYGAGRNKPGQQLALWSALLAFSHPTLKEPLRFTAAPPDTYPWYLWKELIAKLKLD
- a CDS encoding class I SAM-dependent methyltransferase, which translates into the protein MFVADKWSDYELIDTGGGEKLERWGSYILRRPDPQIIWPLEQDRGMWRKADGHYHRSSSGGGSWDFRKDLPERWTVSYDNKLRFHIKPTGFKHTGLFPEQAANWDWMIHKIQQAERPVKVLNLFAYTGGASVACAYAGASVVHVDASKGVVQWAKENQQLSGLGDRHVRFITDDVFKFVQREQRRGNQYDAIIMDPPSYGRGPNGETWKLENDLYPFIESCTAILSNTPLFLLVNSYTTGISSTVIENVLTLVMKKRYGGRLTSGEIGLPITKSGLVLPCGILSRWEA